In Plasmodium chabaudi chabaudi strain AS genome assembly, chromosome: 9, the following proteins share a genomic window:
- a CDS encoding DNA-directed RNA polymerase III subunit RPC8, putative — protein MFSLFRMEDVISIEAHFNNDEIKNIIEFLLRTKYVDKVVQNAGLCVGLYDILEIKNKEILKGCGTIRLNVIFRLVFFHPYENEIIEGYVKSSDHKGIIVSLGFFENIRVNRAYLKEPKAFDDEKNEWYWTYEGIKCFYTKNEPIRIRILETYFSDPNELNEDESIPSMSITGSVQQDGLGLVKWWN, from the exons ATGTTTTCTCTCTTTCGTATGGAAGACGTTATAAGTATTGAAGcccattttaataatgatgagataaaaaatattattgaatttttattaagaacaaaatatgtagATAAG gTGGTGCAAAATGCTGGATTGTGTGTTGGgttatatgatatattggaaataaaaaataaagaaatattaaaaggaTGTGGAACAATTAGACTAAATGTTATTTTTCGTTTAGTTTTTTTCCATCcatatgaaaatgaaattatagAAGGTTATGTAAAATCTTCAGACCACAAGGGTATTATAg tTAGTTTGggtttttttgaaaatataagagTTAATCGAGCATATTTAAAGGAACCAAAGGCATT tGATGATGAGAAAAATGAATGGTATTGGACATACGAGGGtattaaatgtttttatacaaaaaatgaaccGATAAGAATAAGAATTTTAGAGACATATTTTAGTg aCCCTAACGAGCTTAATGAGGATGAGTCAATACCGTCCATGTCAATAACA ggGAGTGTGCAGCAAGATGGGCTAGGGCTTGTAAAGTGGTGGAATTAG
- a CDS encoding radial spoke head protein, putative — MENNLAISLNNAKDYLKKKNENGQSVYEHICDIINYIILEKPDKCYDNFELISTQVKENKKCIYKNNNNTSKSILKEIDQTNSTLDNYILTDYIKQKNEWMQKIKKIINEIKYTEKYNEQDINIRPTNLPFSINLFHQLELIKWAGYQINTSLIFYIENSIKNILKKNKNSLISLNFWGILKGINNDYYILEGQLKNYKKPLSTCNKKKKKNSQSSTSSQKSPDSVSSNESTISNSNASTTSTTPNTSDSYNSEDQKSQDKSETNDVNYLYTKDEYQNFNKKINKYVYWVSINGTGKWILLKPTTPEYIEKTSKVNKLLTGNINHIITSFPNIQIKEKHYLRALISIISSYTHISPKNYFTIKAQEESEQNEQTDDEENESQQENTQSSDVTDESEGSENDNNSEPAINNKFEFDINLLSNITNWVYSRHYFLPNGHITYPKNKSKKEKHDKNYKQILDLIKQSPPLKILRKIKPQKNNQSNIYTWKIKHLNHGYSYGTNNNHYDIIIIYNFIFYGAFTIYYNKQYFNFYIGTGIKSKHAFIHTYQPDKIYSDNSELSEQDQIE; from the coding sequence atggaaaataatcTAGCGATATCTTTGAACAATGCTAAGGATTAtctaaaaaagaaaaacgaAAATGGGCAATCTGTGTATGAACATATTTgtgatataattaattatataattttagaaaaacCAGATAAATGCTATGACAATTTTGAATTAATATCAACACaagtaaaagaaaataaaaaatgtatttataaaaataataataatacctCAAAAAgcatattaaaagaaattgaTCAAACCAATTCTACActtgataattatatactaaccgattatataaaacaaaaaaatgaatggatgcaaaagataaagaaaataattaacgaaataaaatatacagaaaaatataatgaacaaGACATAAATATTAGACCAACTAATTTGCcattttcaataaatttatttcatcaattagaattaataaaatgggCTGgttatcaaataaatactaGTCTAATATTCTATATTGAAaattctataaaaaatattttaaaaaaaaataaaaattcattaaTATCTTTAAACTTTTGGGGAATATTAAAaggaataaataatgattacTATATTTTAGAAGGCCaacttaaaaattataaaaaaccTTTATCTActtgtaataaaaaaaaaaaaaaaaacagccAAAGTTCCACAAGTTCTCAAAAATCACCTGACTCAGTCAGCTCAAATGAATCAACAATTTCAAACTCAAATGCTTCGACTACATCAACTACACCCAACACATCAGACAGTTATAATAGTGAAGATCAAAAAAGCCAAGATAAATCAGAAACAAATGATGtaaactatttatatacaaaagaCGAATATCAAaactttaataaaaaaatcaataaatatgtttattggGTCTCAATTAATGGTACTGGCAAATGGATTTTGCTAAAACCAACTACTCCAGagtatatagaaaaaacgAGCAAAGTTAACAAGCTACTAACTGGAAATAttaatcatattattacCTCCTTTCcaaatattcaaataaaagaaaaacattatttaaGAGCCCTTATTTCAATAATTTCATcttacacacatatatcaccaaaaaattattttactattaAAGCCCAAGAAGAGTCAGAACAAAATGAACAAACAGAcgatgaagaaaatgaaagtCAACAAGAAAATACACAATCTAGTGATGTCACTGATGAATCAGAAGGAagtgaaaatgataataattccGAACCcgcaataaataataaatttgaatttGATATAAATCTACTTTCAAATATTACGAATTGGGTATATTCCAGACATTATTTTCTACCAAATGGTCATATAACAtatccaaaaaataaatcaaaaaaagaaaaacatgataaaaattataaacaaattttagATCTAATTAAACAATCACCTCCTTTAAAAATActtagaaaaattaaaccacaaaaaaataatcaatcaaatatatatacatggaAAATTAAACATCTCAATCATGGATATTCATATGGAACAAATAATAACCACtatgatataattataatctacaattttatattttatggtgCTTTTACAATATACtataataaacaatattttaatttttatataggaACTGGTATTAAATCGAAACATGCTTTTATTCATACTTATCAACcagataaaatatattcagaTAATAGTGAATTATCCGAACAAGACCAAatagaataa
- a CDS encoding WD repeat-containing protein, putative produces the protein MGIRNWVSSDDYMFEIKNNESLFENKKLEYNVKPVWSFKGHTNSVEGIHIIDKNRFVTTSHDNTISIWSLEYKNNIKNINLYNPILCSSYNSKEKNLCVGTTNNNENIYLINIKQIEEEKIEKKVSKKSIEEKKNIEMYSSNCGSIFCINYFEDDKISYGSKDGCICLLDLNNKKNIYKYNEIEEDCQNFCTYSENFKFHIFSTYKGKIIFIDSRQQNNPIYINDNLHSNYSINTIFNCNNYIYTGGSDCLIKKFDIRCLEKSQPVEIYVGHTSPIRSLAFSKKYSNFFCSSSDSGSIKLWKCDKSFSNTNKFAASLSCAASVFDNTNQVLSIKRDGSKIRKASKNFLELNKIKVSNSRSNSIISEEDNKKVAESTKLLNKSSSYNINSNKIIGSEKFSKKGTGSDIKINNDHYVQVISKQELFNSAKNKPDGVNKLSRNRNLKSENKLSSASSINPNIIYKSNNFNTNSKISEKNYLNTLSDNNRNGITSSTKTNNNIFNLDFFSNETCALNNTQKTIRITYPNLSMLNHKSRVSSMEWTNNFILSTSWDQTVKCWDVRDYVMKQ, from the coding sequence ATGGGGATCCGGAACTGGGTATCCAGCGATGACTATATGttcgaaataaaaaataatgagaGTCTGTTTGAGAATAAAAAGTTGGAATATAATGTAAAACCTGTATGGAGTTTTAAAGGGCATACAAATTCAGTTGAAGGGATTCAtataattgataaaaataggtTTGTAACAACTTCCCATGATAATACTATTTCTATATGGAGtttagaatataaaaataatattaaaaatataaatttgtataacCCAATATTATGTTCTAGCTACAATtccaaagaaaaaaatctaTGTGTAGGAACTACTaacaataatgaaaatatatacttaataaatattaaacagATAGAAGAAGagaaaattgaaaaaaaagtttctaaaaaaagtattgaagaaaaaaaaaatatagaaatgtATTCATCAAATTGTGGatctatattttgtattaacTATTTTGAggatgataaaataagttATGGAAGTAAAGATGGatgtatatgtttattagatttaaataataaaaaaaatatttataaatataatgagaTAGAAGAAGATTGTCAAAATTTTTGTACGTATagtgaaaattttaaatttcatatttttagtacatataaaggaaaaataatatttatagattCAAGACAACAAAATAatcctatatatataaatgataatttacATTCAAACTATTCTATTAatacaatatttaattgtaataattatatatatacaggAGGATCAGATTgcttgataaaaaaatttgatattCGATGTCTTGAAAAAAGTCAACCTGttgaaatatatgttgGGCATACATCACCAATACGTTCTTTAgcattttctaaaaaatatagtaacTTCTTTTGTTCTTCTTCTGATAGTGGaagtataaaattatggaaATGTGATAAAAGTTTTTCAAACACTAATAAATTTGCTGCTTCATTAAGTTGTGCTGCATCTGTTTTTGATAATACTAATCAAGTGTTAAGTATAAAAAGAGATGGATCTAAAATACGAAAAGCTAGTAAAAACTTTTtagaattaaataaaataaaagtatcTAATAGTCGTTCAAACTCTATTATATCCGAAGAAGATAATAAGAAAGTTGCAGAGTCAACAAAATTGCTAAATAAAAGTAGTAgctataatataaatagtaataaaattataggAAGTGAAAAATTTAGTAAAAAGGGAACAGGAtcagatataaaaataaataatgatcaTTATGTTCAAGTTATTTCAAAACAAGAACTATTTAATTctgcaaaaaataaaccaGATGGCGTTAACAAATTATCAAGAAATagaaatttaaaaagtgaaaataaGTTAAGTAGTGCCTCATCTATTAAtccaaatattatttacaaaagtaacaattttaacacaaatagtaaaatatcagaaaaaaattatttaaatacgTTAAGCGATAATAATAGAAATGGTATTACTTCATCTACAAagacaaataataatatttttaatttggattttttttcaaatgaaACTTGTGCATTGAATAATACTCAAAAAACTATAAGAATAACATACCCTAATTTATCTATGTTAAATCATAAAAGTCGAGTTTCATCGATGGAATGGActaacaattttattttatcaaccTCTTGGGATCAGACTGTTAAGTGTTGGGATGTTCGAGATTATGTAATGAAGCAATAA